The following are from one region of the Sandaracinus amylolyticus genome:
- a CDS encoding lamin tail domain-containing protein: MRTSPLLVMLSFFLVGCFELPAPPPPRDAAPDAPLDAAEPLRVSVVVLDARGDTRPMDAIPRVPRIVIDASATLGGEPDPLVLVEQMEVEPLREDLESAPLRSDTLAHVVPCERETRGATIELRPIAPLAPGATLHLGIASWARDASGRRLGAVFVQTMHVDESETGGARVVSTWPPEGASAVSAELPLAAMRFDGAVSGITEGVWIEGPGGERVPGDARAARCEEIGWDGAHCAVIVPARALAPGALHALRTDDRLLDATGASVPATRAAFETGREPDLDPPEWLATACAIDERSNDAGCVLADDERIVLRLRGSEPVRVRLVTSERVITAVAPRGEVELTIDDLGPSASIHATLDAIDLAGTIMRTELDLATTEPLAPISIVEVRADPWSVEPRQEYVEISNLGAVTIDLAGFSLSDAPDSMGDVIAGPVRIAPGARALIVAEGFDPDDRGDGDRDVAIPAGVALIRVDRSLASGGLSNSGEPLFLRDPDGRRVSAAPAEPAPRAGVCTVRVSDDPRTGARGSFDYDAGGGCTPGR, translated from the coding sequence CTCGTCGGGTGCTTCGAGCTGCCCGCGCCACCACCACCACGCGACGCGGCGCCCGACGCGCCACTCGATGCCGCCGAGCCATTGCGGGTCTCGGTGGTCGTCCTCGACGCACGCGGCGACACGCGCCCGATGGACGCGATCCCACGCGTGCCGCGCATCGTGATCGACGCGAGCGCGACGTTGGGCGGCGAGCCCGATCCGCTGGTGCTCGTCGAGCAGATGGAGGTCGAGCCGCTGCGCGAGGACCTCGAGAGCGCGCCCCTGCGCAGCGACACCCTCGCGCACGTCGTGCCCTGCGAGCGCGAGACGCGCGGCGCGACGATCGAGCTCCGACCCATCGCGCCGCTCGCGCCCGGCGCGACGCTGCACCTCGGCATCGCATCGTGGGCGCGCGACGCGTCGGGGCGCCGGCTCGGCGCGGTGTTCGTGCAGACGATGCACGTCGACGAGAGCGAGACCGGCGGCGCGCGCGTGGTGAGCACGTGGCCGCCCGAAGGCGCGTCGGCGGTCTCGGCGGAGCTGCCGCTCGCCGCGATGCGCTTCGACGGAGCCGTGTCGGGCATCACCGAGGGCGTGTGGATCGAGGGCCCGGGCGGCGAGCGCGTGCCCGGCGATGCGCGCGCCGCGCGCTGCGAGGAGATCGGCTGGGACGGTGCGCACTGCGCGGTGATCGTACCCGCGCGGGCGCTCGCGCCCGGCGCCTTGCACGCGCTGCGCACCGACGATCGATTGCTCGACGCGACGGGCGCGAGCGTGCCCGCGACGAGGGCCGCGTTCGAGACCGGGCGCGAGCCCGATCTCGATCCGCCCGAGTGGCTCGCGACGGCGTGTGCGATCGACGAACGATCGAACGACGCGGGCTGCGTCCTCGCCGACGACGAGCGCATCGTGCTGCGCCTCCGCGGGAGCGAGCCGGTGCGGGTGAGGCTGGTGACGAGCGAGCGCGTCATCACCGCGGTTGCGCCGCGCGGCGAGGTCGAGCTCACGATCGACGATCTCGGGCCGAGCGCGTCGATCCACGCGACCCTCGATGCGATCGATCTCGCCGGGACGATCATGCGCACCGAGCTCGATCTCGCGACCACCGAGCCGCTCGCGCCGATCTCGATCGTCGAGGTGCGCGCCGATCCGTGGAGCGTCGAGCCGCGCCAGGAGTACGTCGAGATCTCCAACCTCGGCGCGGTCACCATCGATCTCGCCGGATTCTCGCTCTCCGATGCGCCCGACTCGATGGGCGACGTGATCGCCGGCCCGGTGCGCATCGCGCCCGGAGCGCGCGCGCTGATCGTCGCAGAGGGCTTCGACCCCGACGATCGCGGCGACGGCGATCGCGACGTCGCGATCCCAGCCGGCGTCGCGCTGATCCGCGTCGATCGATCGCTCGCGTCGGGCGGGCTCTCGAATTCCGGCGAGCCGCTCTTCCTGCGGGATCCCGACGGTCGCCGCGTCTCCGCCGCGCCCGCCGAGCCGGCACCGCGCGCCGGCGTGTGCACGGTGCGCGTTTCCGACGACCCCCGCACGGGCGCTCGCGGCAGCTTCGACTACGATGCCGGAGGCGGCTGCACGCCGGGCCGCTGA